In the Lutra lutra chromosome 12, mLutLut1.2, whole genome shotgun sequence genome, cctctctctctctctgcctgcctctccgtctacttgtgatctctctctgtcaaataaataaataaaatctttaaaaaaaaaaaataagataacatttaAGCAAAAACAGGAAGAAGGCTAGGAAAGTGACCAAAGGTCGTGTTATTTGGTGGAGGAGGGGTCCAGGAAGAAGCAAGCACAGGTGCACTGGCTCCAGAGGACAGGCAGACCAGGTGTCCCGGAATAGCCGGGACATCAGCGCAGCTGGACTGGCAGCTGGAGAATAAGTTCCAATATTGTCTAAATCATTTTCCATGCAACATGTTCTTTCACGTGTCCTTTGTATAAATCATTCCTCttatttgaataataaattatCCTTCCAGTTCTTTGAATTCTGAGCAGTGGTAAGCTAATGAGTTTTAGGAATCCGTATCTCGGTTCTTGTTTGTCTATGTTTTCCTAACATACTGAGAAAGCCCGTGTTTTCTGGAAGGCACAGTGAAGGGAACACTCTCATGAGGTTCAGCCAAGTGGCCTTATTTTGACTTTACGCTCTTGGCCTAGAGGACTCATGAGGAAGTGCTCTTGGAgtcaagggaagagaagagggtcCATGAAGTTAGGTAATATGTATTCATAATCTAATAACTAGCACGACTCCAAATCattccttctgctgctgcttctttttttttttttttttttaatcagtgaatGAGTCAGGATATAAATTTCTCTGGAGACTAAAGCAAACAGATTGAAGTTGTCTGCTGTTAATcaggctgctgctttttttttttttttaatctttttggtaAAGAAGAGTCATTTTCTCAGAGACCTACACAAATAATTTCAAGCTTTGATAATTTCAACAATCTGATTATTATCACAAAACATTTCTAATACCTATACTATCACCTTAGTCAAATTCTAATTTGCCTGTTGGCTTTGTAAAGCATAAGTCACCTAAATGAGTTTCTAACAGAAGAACAATGCTCACATTCTTagaattatacttttatttatttttaattttaattttaaattttttcaggttttttttttcaagatattatttatttatttgacagaacacaagtaggcagagcggcggggagagggagagggagaaacaggctctctgctgagcagggagcccgatgtgggctccatccaaggatcctgggatcgtgacctcagccgaaggcagctttttaatcaactgagcgacccaggtgcccctttattttttttaaatatttatttatttgagagagagagataccatgagcatgggaagtggcagagggagagggaaaggggaagcagattccctggtgagcagaacacgatgtggggctccaggaccctggtcatgacctgagtcaaaaccaagtgtggacacttaaccaactgagccccgcaggcacccccagaattagaattttatattagaaatgaaattgTTCTTGGTATGAGAGAGTAAATAATCCAATACCttacatacagtttttttttttttaagattttatttatttgacagacacagggaaagagggaacacaagcagggggagtaggagaggaagaagcaggcttcccacggagcagggagccccatgtggggatcaattcatgtgatcatgacctgatcgaaggcagacacttaacaactgagtcacccaggcgcccctacatacagttttttaaaagtttctcttttcctcGTTAAAGACAATGAATGTCAAGAtcaacttttttcccccaactcaaGATGGAGCATGCTATGACTATTTGAAAATCCTATAAGACCATTAGGAAAAGCAAGTCCTTAATGACTTGCCATAAATTATTTAAGATGAAGCCAGGGGTGGAGGGCAAAGTTTCTGCCTCTGTGAAACAGCATTATTGCTACCAGGGAGTCAAGTGGAAAGCATGGGGCCAAGGATTTATTTGCTTGCAGTGGGAGAGTTgtttatctttaaattaaaaactcatcATTATCTTGGCAAGGACTATCTAACATATGGAATGAGAACAACACTGGGAACAAGGCAGCTTTTGCAAAGGAACATTTAAAAGGAAGCTGTATGGCCGTGGTCTTCAACTGGCCTTGAACATCAGTCCTTTCACCAGCCTGGGACTAAGGAAGTTACCATCACCAGCCTCAGCATTTTATgatgaggaagaaacaggctaTAATATACCGAGGTGCTTATGCATCATAGAATACTTCAACATGTTAACTGCTAATTTTACACATGGATCCCTCAAAATTACTAGAACATTTTCCTTGCAAAacccagtctttaaaaaaataataaatgaaaaattttagacAGATGGATAAAAATCACTTGACTAAATCCAAGTCACTTCTTATTTCCAAGTTCCTAAAggataccattttattttatttttaattttatttatttgacagacagaaatcacaagtaggcagagaggcaggcagagagagagagagatgaagggaagcaggctccctgctgagcagagagcccgatgcagggctcgatcccaggaccctgagatcataacctgagctgaaggcagaggcttaacccactgaaccacccaggcgctccctaaAGGATAccattttaaatgagaaacaaGTTCCGTGTTGAAACCGATTTAACATTCAGCTTCAGCACAAAAATAAGTTTGCTTTGAGTCTacaaaataattgataaaaatgcatttttattattgaaaaatgTGCAGAAACAATCACTGAATACAGTTCGCCACGACAGTATTCAAACCCAGACACCACAAAATCATTGGATGCTATGATTTCTGAAGCCACTAGAACTTTGGTACAACAAAATAATGATCTAATGGTATTTGTCAGGCACCACAGTCTACTCGGGGACACATAGAATAAAAAATCCATGTTGaaggttttaatttacattcatgGCACTAGACAAAATAGACCCATGGAGACGACagacaaaaaaatccaaagtgcTTAGcctaaaaatgagaataatatcaCTTAAAGGTAGACCGTTGGAATACAGTGAAGCACTTCAGTGTTATATTAGAACATTGTCTATATTTAACACATTAAGCAGGATAACTGATTTCTCTTAGGCAATTTCAGATGCAGTCGGTATCTTTTACAAGGCGATGGACACAAAAGCCCTACTTGTACAAGGAGGATTTGACCAAGATGTAATTAACATACTATCTAGAATGCAATTGGACTCCTTGGAAGAAATGCCAgatgacatataaaataaaatagaactcatATTTTTTCAATAACTTGAGatatgttaaacatttttaatcaaaTACAATGATCTCAAGCTGCTTAACCATTGATTGCTTCCAGCACCCACTACTAAAATTAGCGTTTCCTCCCTGCTATGTCATTTCTTCTCACAAGTGGTTttaattactgtaattttttattatgcttaGCTTATGATAATAGTGCCTGTTTATGAAATGGAACATAATTTACAAACCGATTTCTTAGATTCTTCTTGGAGCCTGACATGAACCCTCTGAGAAGTCACTATGCTATTCAATGACATGCTCATGGTCCCCAAATTGTTCTTTCTGGCCACTTTCCTTTCTATAATACTGAGCCTCCTCTTAAAGAGCATTTGGAAAAATAACCCGAGAATAAAAGAGTAAATATAAGAATATGTTAATACTTTACTAAGGACAGATACCATTTTGAGGTTCCAGCGGACATATGGACAAGAGCCATTGATTAAATAAAGGATCCATTAGGTGAAAGACAGACATGCCTGCTTCTACAAAATTTGCTAATGAGGCTTAAAGACTAAGTCAGCTGAGGGATATTAGCCATGATTTCCAAGACctgttggaaagaaaaagaaccaggaaACAAGTTCAAATGGCGCAATCCAAAGATgattcctttctatatttttttcttcaaaagctgACACCCTTTTAAATAACCCCACTATTTTGTTGCTaatgtttttgcttgttttttgttctttctctgtggGAAGCTAGAAAATATCCCAACCAACACACTATTGGTAAAAGGAGATCTGTAGAGAAGCATCTTTGAGATTCTTCTCCTTGAAAAATTAGTCAAAGAGCAAtttatgagaaaattaaattcaaattgaGCAAACAACATGTTTCAAAGTTTCCTACATTTTGATGCCACTAATGAAATACTTGGTGTTTAAGTGTGTTTATTAGCTTAGTTCTAAGGGCATGAACTTCCACTTGATAGATTAAAATGACAGATAAAATTTGCCTTGGATCGAGGTACAAAAACTCCTCTGGTTACTAATTCTTTTTCATTGTCTACCTAAAAATCAGACTCGAAGTACAtggtcttctctgtgtctccactATTTAAGAACACTCATCAGACAACATTGAATTCTAACCTCTCTGTATAGTTCTTCCTCAACAATGTCATCATGGTTAGATCTCCACCCAATAATTCTAAGGCAATACATTCCTAAAGTTCCGTAGATTTCTAACAATGATTTTTATCAGTCTTACTTTATGAGACAAATATCTTCATGGGTTTATAAAGCATTGAAACAACATTCATCTCAGATAAAACTCTATTTCTACTTGCCATGTTTAAGAACTCTGCACTCTCCCCAGAAATAAGTTTATATCATATTGGTCAAAGAGCAAGAAGAGAATATAGTTTTTGGTCAATTCTCAGACAGCTTTTTCAGATATAGACAGCATCTTGACATCTTTAGAGATCATAAAGTTTTCCCTAAAATATTCACATAcactagccttttttttttttttttagtgctttaaAGCTTGGTGGTACAGAGTGAAAGAcaacttttccctccctttggcTAACATCAGCTCTCAGATCTCTcttttaaagagttaatatcttaggaaaacagaaacttcaatattattttttagtttaagttTGAGATTATGACTCCAAGATTCTTTGTTGATGAGAATTTTCCCTCAATGTTTTAGTATGGTACACACTGAGGAAAGTATATGTACCCTTCTTTTAAAGCGAACAGAGATACAGAACAGTGAATAATCTTGTGTCGTGGACACTGGTTCTGGGTTTCCAGTAGACCTATTCACTGTGACACATATTGCTTCTCTTTCTAGCTGATGAGTGTAAATATGAGCTTCATCAAACTTGTTGATTTCCAGGCAATTCAATTTACAGTTTATAGAATATTTTGGCTGtaataatttattgtttaatatAGTCATGTGCTTCTCTATGGTCAAGCTTCTCTCTCTTACAGAGGAGATAAGAAAGGTCTGATTAAAACTCTTGCCCAGTTCATTTTACCTGTACAGGTTGGCAGAGCATACGTATGCTAAAGCATAACAAAGACACCTACTGATACATCGAATGGCCCTTCTGGTGCGAAACAACAGATGAAATATTTACTTCAGAAAATGCTGGTTTTGAGTTTTTTGCAGTGTGTCGGTAATACTATGGAAATGATAGCAAATCAACTTGAGTGGTGACTTGCAAGAATTCTAAAACTTATGTAGAGACCCACAAGCTCAGTTCCTACCATTTTCTGCCAATTCGTGACTTGTGACCCTTGTCATATCAAGACAAACATGTTTTCTCAGCTATTTTTTTGGTacatttttcaaaggatttttctttttttgtatcaaAAGGTAACCTCGTACCCACTCACAGTGGAGTTTCAAGCAATGCCCACTTCAACTCTGTGAGAGGCTTAGGAGACTAGGAGATGGTAGTAATTATCTCCAGATTCTAATAACATCCTGTCCCCTTGCTGAAGATACAGAGTGCCTTTAGCTGCATTAGTGTCTCGCTGAGGCCCTCCTCAAATAGGATATAATAGGAAATGAGCTGTGTGGCTGGAGACAAATTTGGTCATAGAGGTATTCGAGGCACTGTGTTAGAGCAATGTAAACATCAAACTAGTGTAAGCACTCCAGAAATGATTTCTATATCAGAGAGGAAtttcatgtacattttaaatatttcccccCAATACAATATAGTTTACCAAAGCATTTGGGAGGTAACAAATAACAGGATACATCTTGGCTAAAAATTCATGCTGTTTTGGGCTAAAGGAGGTATGCCATTCTTTAAACCTGTCTGTATACTTCATGTTCCCAACTCAGCTTGAACCTGTAAAATGAATTCTACATAATAATTAATTCTGTAATAATAAGTAAAGGAATTTCTTGTAATGGTGACATAGAATTTGGGATCAGATGTCAAACttgacagagaaaatattttctcagatcaagtatttatttattagtagaATACAACTTTAAATtagttttcttgtcttctttaaaTTTCATGCCTCTTAAGATTGTTGCccaataattgttatttttataggCAGAATTCTATAATTAAAGGCATCATCACTCTCTGCTGCATGCTACGGCTATCAAGTAACGATCTTAAAATAGACCCTGAAATAAATGCCTGTCAAATAACTAGCAATGACAGAATCTTGGcaaaagtcagtcagtcagtcatagAACTGGAAAAagagcagaaacaaaaaaatccaaaatagaaTACCTTTAGGATTTCATAAAGGCTCAACATTTCCTTATCATGGGAATGCCAGAGACATCACAGTTTGAATCCAAAGGCGAGTTGATTAAATAGCCATAGAAGTTTACCAGATTTTGCCACAGCATTGATTAGAGTGTTTCTGCTCACTTTCCTTTCAGTCAAAATATCTCAGGTATTagctgaaagctttttatcctcATGGCTCAGGCACTGAGGTCATGAAGCACATCACAGAGAAAAACAGCCTTGGAGGGAATACCCAAGTACGATGGAACTTAGAAGCTGGCATCATGCTTCCAAAGTCAGAGGAACTGAACAGTTCACACTGAGAATTTTGTAAGAACACTGTAGACAATCCCTTGGGTCTGTGTTCCTAATATGAATTCTATACCAGATGTAGACTATACAGAGAGGTTCAAGGGTAAGGGAGAATGGGACCTTGGGTTTTGGTTTTctaatgtttataatttaaaaatatgcccaGAGTATGGAAAAATGAAGTTTAATTGGCAAAATTTCATAGAAAGAAGAACCATCTTATCAAAATTATATAgtcatgataaaaagaaaaattgaagcaTGATGCCTTTGTTATTGATGAAAcggaaatatttaaagaacaatttaatAGGAGTTGCTTATGCTTATCAAAAacaaagattaagaaaacaatgtaatATCAGTTTAGGCACTGTAATAAGATCCAGCCAATGGAAAATACTTttgtgatgattttttaaaaagaaaaggcagttttatatgaaaaaataaagcgATTAACCAAATTTTTGGAGAAAAGATACAGTTCCACTCCTGCCCTGTCCCCAAATATAGTTCAGATGTGGGTATTCTGCCTCAGGCAGatgaaaacaaatgtgaaatatATTGTAATATGTCACGAggtatcattaatttttatgtgaTGAATGACATGAAAACTCAAGAGTGACCATAAAATCAATCCATCATCCTGAAGTTGTTGATCTACAAAGTGACACACCTATAATTTTTGCAATTGATTCAAAAGTCAGGGTGGGTGTGGAGAGTAGAAGTGTGATTTAGAGTTTCCAGtgcttttgtaaattaaaaagaaacccacaatTATTTGTCACTTTTGTTTTCATATCACCAACATATTTTATCTAAAAACAATTAAGGCTAAATACTTTTTCTCGACtgcatttttaaagacatatttaataaatggcaATCTTTCATTTCCCCATGGGACCATttactaagaaaaatgaaatgtgaaactgAACACTGAACCgatttccaaaattttgttgGAAAGGGAAACCTCTGGAGATTCTCTTAATCCCAACTGATAATGTCAAACTTCTAATTAGCTTGAGGGAAATTTGGCTAAATGATTCTTCCAGACTTCTGTAACAGacacatttaatttcatttgtccAAATGCCATATTTTcatactttcctttttctcttaggCCATCTCTCTTGTACTTTGTCATTCACAGTCCTGTTCTTGTCTATCAGCCATTtattaagaatagaaaaatgacattAATGCACAATCTCCCACATTTTAACAGAAGTCTGATTTACAATCTCATAACCTTACCAGTGCTTGAGTCACCCTAGGACAGCTTGTTGGATGGACATGGTAATGTCATTATTAGTTATCCATTTAGAATTGTTCATTGTATACCCATTTTTAGCTAATATGTTCCACGAATGCAAAACTAAAAGTACAAATCAAATTCTACTTAAGAAGTAAatccaatcttaaaaaaaaaatcgtcttTCTATATTCTCCCTTTTGTGGCCTATTTCTTTCTCCCACGTGACATGGTCATTTTTGTTGTGATTTAAAACTCACTGATACCATCTTGAATACTTTCTTATATACTCATcttcttcacaaaaaaaaaaaaaaaaaaaaaaaaaaaaaaaaaaaaaaaaacaccaaaattgtGCATCCATGACCGTGAGAGCACATTAGGAAATCTCTGATCTTGTTTGAATTCTTTTGAACACCGTTGACTATTCTGGtttcttaaaatagatttttctggcagaaaaagaaagacatgccATTATGCATGGTCTACTCAAAAACAATTTTGTggtttgttgctgttttttggAAGTAATATTTGGGTGGGGTTTTTGATGATCAGTTCCTACAAAGTGTCTAGCAGCTGCATTTCTTCTCTGCTGGTTTTTCTCCATCTAGCTTTCCAGAGTCTCCACCATTGACTGTGTCGGGAACTTGCGTCTTCTCTACACACTGTTCCATTCGCTTCATGATTAAGTCCAGAAGGGTTTCCACAGCTTTCTCCACATTCTGGCCAGTTGCAGCACTCGTTTCAAAATATGGTATACTTGCATCGAAGAGGTGATGCGTTATTTTTgagaggaagaaatcagaaaagacacAAGAAGATGTGCAAATGAGGAACACGGGCAAAAACATGGCTGGCTGAGAGATGATGAAATAATCATGGTTTTGCCCACAGAGTTGGAAAAAGCACCTTTTTCTCTCAGTGAGTAAAAATGGGTGGGCTGCTTTCTCATGTGGGTATAACAATTTTATGGACAAGGAAATAGGAGGTACTTGGGAATTTGAAGCTAGGGCATTATCACCATGTCACGAAAAAATTAAGAGGGTAGAAATACCTAAACTGGAGATAAATCTTACCATTGAGGTATCACTTCCTTTCCAATCAATTATCTGGAAATTTGACTTAGAAATTAAGCAGGCACTGAATAGGAGATGCATGTAAATAAACAGTCTGTATTTATAtggaatcaaaagttatacatttttaaagctctCATGGAAAATTCTTCAGCAAAAAATTGGCAGGTATGATGAAACTCCTTTAAATTTAAAGTtgggggggtggtgcctggggggctcagatggttaggcatctgcctttggctcaggtcatgatctcagggtcctaggatcaagccccccctcaggctttctgcacagcagggagcctgcttctcctctctctctgcctgcttctctgcctacttgtgatctctctctctgtcaaataagtaaataaaatctttaaaaaaatctaaagcctggggggtgcctgggtggctcagttggttaagtgactgcctttggctcaggtcatgatcctggagtcccaggatcgagtcccgcattgggctccctgctcagtggggagtctgcttctccctctgaccctcccctcttattctctctctctctctctctttctctctcattctcttattctctctccttcaaataaataaaatctttaaaaaaaaaaatccaaaaatgtaaAGACTATGTTGGAAGTCAACTTATCATTGTAGggggtttttaattctttttttaatttgccatttAGGCTCAGCTAGGATAAGGATTACAATATTGTGTCCTGGTCAGGTGTTATTTCTTAGAGTTTTAGAGCTATTAGTGGGAAGGCCGTAGACTATCGTGTTGAAGATCATGAGCTCTGATCTCAGACTGCCCGGGTTGAATTCaagctctgctacttactagctaCCTGGCCTTCCATCAGTTACTTAATCCTTCTATGCCtgaattcttcatatataaaatgggatgATTCTAGATACCCTATGTATGCTTACGAGGGGTTAAATGAGTTAAAGTCTAGGGACAGTTGTTAGCACATACTAAGTATCCGGCAAATGTTAGCTGCTATTACTAGCAAGGACTTGATTTGAAAGATCACATACATTCCCCTGAATGATCTTTTTCATTCATGGGCCATTACTGATTCAAGGGGATTCCTCCCAGTATCAACCTCATGTTCCTGCTCCATTACTAAGCAGCAGTGGGCAAGGTCAGATGACACGTCTTTGTCAATGACTTACCCGTATTTGTCAGCCAGCTCCCGGGCTTGCCTTTCATTGACTTCCCTCTGGTCTGGCAGGTCTGCTTTGTTGCCAATTAATACTATATCTGGATTTTCACAATAAGCATTAGCTTGCAGTTGGCCTTAGAAAGAAAGCAGACGGACCCAGCACATTAGTTATAAACAAGTAATGTCGGATGATTGCTCGTACTctgaaatccttttctttttttcctacttcaaaTTCCTAATTTAATTGTTCACCTCCAATTTGGCTGCTTGCTAGTTAGATCATATTAGCCAAGCTACTTAACTTCACTCAACTGCAgcttccttgtctataaaacGAACAGAGATGACGCCTCAAAAATTGCACATTGTGAATATGCATAATGATGGCTATGAACGACCTATGATCACTTATCAGTGCCTTTGTGTACCTGGGGAAATGTTATCCAAGATGGACATACTGCTTCAGACTATTCATTCCTCAGATATAAGTAGAGATAATAGAACGGGAATTTTAAGTGCATAAAGTCTGCTCTTTCCTCTAAGAGgctgctcctttttcttttttaaagtgggctccacacccaacatagagcccagtgcagagcttgaactcatgaacctgacaaaaagacttgagctgagatcaagagtcagatgctaaattGACtgacatccaggcacccctaggcagCTACATTTCTATCTCCTGAAGTCCAAGGTGATGATCTATTAGAACAGAACATTTCTGAACCACCACAAATTCATGgagaaaccattttttaaaaaaagattattattattattttttttgacacagagagagagaaaggtagctagagagggaacacaagcagggggagtgggagagggagaatcaggcctcctgccgagcagggagcccaatgctgggcttgatcccagggccctacaatcatgacctgagctgaaggcaaatgtttagcaactgagccatccaggcgtccctcatgTAGAAACAATTTTAAGACACATggcttgcttttccttttctccaggaCACACTGtgcaaaagagagaagaaggagggagggagaatgggaaggagggaagaaaaaaaggaaggaccgAAGAagggttgagggagggagggaacaggaaggaagaaaagaaggaaagaaatgataagaaatCTGTGAACCTACGTTTCTGAAGTTACGAGGATTACTTTAGTTTCTCTCTCAAGGTGTGCTGTATGCAACTCTGCCGAGGAGGAAGACAAGGCTTACCTATAATACTGATTATTCGGgtgttaaaaattaaagtgtcaTGAGACATGCCAATTAATTATCTTAAATCCCAGTAGTatccttctggatttttttttttaaataaggaagaaTTTTATATGCCTTGTAAAAGGATGAACAAATCATTCTCTGAAAGACTCTAATAATCTTATTATCTCTTTATCTCCTCAGAATCTAATAATACCACcaaaatttagagaaagaaatacaataataaaaggaaatagagaCAAATCCCAGGATAAACACTCAGTTGGAGAAGCAATGAAGGAAGTCAGAATTTGTGGTATTTGTCCCCATGGTAGCAACCATATTACTGAACTCACATTGAAAGCAGTTATaggtatttattataaataatatataatagaaatgCATATTTTTGGAATATTCTGTGCCAGACACTAATCCCAGCTTGGGGTTACTGTAATGGAACAAAGCCAACAAAGTCTGCACTTTCATAGAGCTCACATTCTAGTGGCAAAGAGTCAAAAGGacaagtaaacaaagaaatacGTAATATAATGTCACATTGTGGCATGACAAAAGAGAACATAAAGTGTACTGAGGAGACACAAAGTAGCCAAACAtactaatttacttattttttgaagattttatttatttatttaagagagagcacgagcagggggcaggggcagagggagacagagaagtaggcttcccactgagcctgatgtggaactcgaacccaggacccaggatcatgacctgagctgaaggctgatgtttaaccaactgagctgcccaggtgccctgaagcaTACTGGTTTAGACGggtagtcagggaaggcttcttccAAGAGATAAAGTTTGAACAAACCCTGGAAGGAGATGAGAGAACTATCACACTCCATAAATGGGAGAAGAGACATCAAGGCAGAGAAAGTTGGAATGTACCAAAGCCACAAAGTAGGGAATGTACTTTTTGTCCTGGGAAGAGCAGGAGAGACGTTTGGTGGGAGGCCAGTGAGCTGGGACAGAATAAGCATAAATTACACAGGAATCTAAGTCCTGATCACCAAGGCCTTACAGCAGAGTGAAGGATTCTGGATTGCATTCCAAGTGAGTTGGGAGGTCCCAGAAGGGCTTTGAGAAGGGGAGTAACATGAtccagtgttttttttgtttgtttgttttgttttttaagatttatttatttggggggggaggggcagaaggagagggaatcttaagcagactctccactgagcgaggagcctgacttggggctcaatcccacgaccccaagtttatgacctgagttgaaatcaagagtcagatgtccaactgactgagccacccaggtgccccaatatttataaaaaaaatatccCTCTGGCCACAGATAGCCCCAACAAATCTAGAAATGATAAACCATCACCAGTTCATAGAATTGCTTGTATATCCCATTAGGATTAAAATtcttatttgtaataaaaatgcaaatgaaatatttcctttagTGCTACAtcaatttttggaaaagaagaatcaaataCTACTTTCCAAATACTATCGATCTGTCTTTAATAACTGATTAGGCTACTTTTACCTTATGTCTAAATTGTGCAGATTTTTCATTTCAAGTCTTCCTTACATCTGaatggttccccccccccccaaaatgtaaCATTTCAGTGTGAATTGATCAACACACCGTACCTTATTTCATGTGGCTGGTCTGCTCTGGAGCAGTTTCCCACCCAATTAACCCATCCATTAATTCATCCATTAGTTAACCCGTGTGTAAAGGTATAATTTTTGGAGACAGCGAACCCCTCAGAAAACACTGctgcttttctctgtctcttttctggATTAGATGTGGCAACTCACATAGCTGTAACAAGTCCTTTAAGACTTTTTGGATAAGTGGAATTAATAGCCTTTCAATTGCAATAATAAAGAccttgatacacacacacacacacacacacacactcataggTGGTGCTATGCAGGGTTCTTCTAAGAGTGTCAAAGGAAAGTTCCATGCCAAACCACCTTTGATGAGCCACATACAGCCCATCACTTTGAAGGCGACACAGGAAATGCTAATCGCATGGATCCCAAGGTTAATCTGTGGAACCTAATCTGGTTCCATGTTGGAAGACAAAGCAGCAAATAGAGCTGTTGGGGCCCAAAGTGGACAACGAAAGTGACTTGGTCCCACTTACTCATCCAGTTTCTGACATTTAAGAAGC is a window encoding:
- the RAB27B gene encoding ras-related protein Rab-27B isoform X3, whose product is MTDGDYDYLIKLLALGDSGVGKTTFLYRYTDNKFNPKFITTVGIDFREKRVVYNTQGPNGSSGKAFKVHLQLWDTAGQERFRSLTTAFFRDAMGFLLMFDLTSQQSFLNVRNWMSQLQANAYCENPDIVLIGNKADLPDQREVNERQARELADKYGIPYFETSAATGQNVEKAVETLLDLIMKRMEQCVEKTQVPDTVNGGDSGKLDGEKPAEKKCSC
- the RAB27B gene encoding ras-related protein Rab-27B isoform X2, with the protein product MPTKTITMTDGDYDYLIKLLALGDSGVGKTTFLYRYTDNKFNPKFITTVGIDFREKRVVYNTQGPNGSSGKAFKVHLQLWDTAGQERFRSLTTAFFRDAMGFLLMFDLTSQQSFLNVRNWMSQLQANAYCENPDIVLIGNKADLPDQREVNERQARELADKYGIPYFETSAATGQNVEKAVETLLDLIMKRMEQCVEKTQVPDTVNGGDSGKLDGEKPAEKKCSC